The following coding sequences are from one Planctomycetota bacterium window:
- a CDS encoding DUF2950 family protein yields MEQRPLSKLAVAIFILSLTPPSLFIISLIILPIDINFYYNRFLDHYLGIILLALIIISIVLFCITISSLLRIKRNNLRGTTLTKFGLISNVLAILLYIGFIWFNTHGPSCAGLNQSSAVSSLRLFVNAEAIWIQQDCDGNGIKNYWTYDISCLNRTYRPNRAIKVSFISVDLARADMIPASPVGGNTPFGTMKIEPWMEVTPTSKSGYCYMAMITNENGMPYNQNPVGPNKILATNSHEFAFMAYPVEYGNYYCTNTYIVNQEGTIYARNMGSDVNKIVLRWPNAVEIKKWRIAD; encoded by the coding sequence ATGGAACAGAGACCCCTATCGAAGTTGGCTGTGGCGATATTTATATTGTCGTTAACTCCTCCATCGCTTTTCATAATCAGTCTAATTATTTTACCTATAGATATCAATTTCTACTATAACCGCTTTCTTGATCATTACCTTGGTATTATACTATTAGCACTAATTATTATTAGTATCGTTCTGTTTTGCATTACTATATCATCACTGTTACGGATCAAAAGAAATAATTTAAGGGGAACAACACTGACTAAATTTGGGCTCATATCAAACGTTCTTGCTATACTTCTATACATAGGCTTTATTTGGTTTAATACACACGGACCAAGTTGTGCTGGTCTAAATCAAAGCTCCGCTGTCAGCTCGTTGCGGTTATTTGTAAATGCTGAAGCAATATGGATTCAGCAGGATTGCGATGGTAATGGCATCAAGAACTATTGGACCTATGATATCTCATGCCTTAATCGTACCTATCGTCCAAATCGTGCAATTAAGGTTTCGTTTATTTCTGTCGATTTAGCGCGCGCTGATATGATTCCTGCCTCACCGGTTGGAGGAAATACACCTTTTGGCACCATGAAAATAGAACCATGGATGGAGGTAACACCTACTTCAAAATCCGGTTATTGCTATATGGCAATGATTACGAATGAGAATGGCATGCCATACAATCAGAATCCTGTCGGACCAAATAAGATACTGGCAACTAATTCACACGAGTTTGCCTTTATGGCATATCCGGTAGAATACGGGAACTATTACTGCACCAACACGTATATTGTTAATCAAGAAGGCACAATCTATGCTCGTAATATGGGTAGCGATGTTAATAAGATTGTCCTGAGATGGCCGAATGCAGTTGAAATAAAGAAATGGAGAATTGCCGATTAA